A genomic segment from Chitinophaga niabensis encodes:
- a CDS encoding family 43 glycosylhydrolase — MMKKRSILLFLLACCSLFATAQFKNPVFDHDFPDPNLIKAKDGYYYAYSTQTNWKRDSLGGPYIIPILRSKDLVNWQFVAPALSEKPSWKTAGGIWAPDAVEYKGKYHLYYSFSTWGDPDPGIGLAVSDKPEGPFTDKGKVFLSKEIGVANSIDAFFIEDKGKPYLFWGSFHGIYGVQLSDDGTAVKGDTFRIAGNAYEATYIYKRNGYYYFIGSVGSCCEGVKSRYHLKVGRATSLKGPYLDQSGKPLLNNGGTLLLEANKGEAGFAGPGHNGDIITDKAGDTWILYHAFRKENDKKGRVMLLDKITWEKDWPVIQSAMPGVDMQKAPVL, encoded by the coding sequence ATGATGAAAAAACGCTCCATCTTACTTTTCCTTTTAGCATGCTGCAGTCTTTTTGCCACTGCGCAATTCAAGAACCCGGTATTCGATCACGATTTCCCGGACCCGAACCTGATCAAAGCAAAAGACGGTTATTACTATGCTTATTCCACCCAAACCAACTGGAAGCGGGATAGCTTAGGCGGGCCTTACATCATTCCCATCCTTCGTTCAAAAGACCTGGTGAACTGGCAGTTCGTGGCACCTGCGCTCAGCGAAAAACCCTCCTGGAAAACAGCCGGCGGTATATGGGCACCGGATGCCGTGGAATATAAAGGGAAATATCATCTCTATTATTCCTTTTCCACCTGGGGCGATCCTGATCCCGGCATTGGCCTGGCCGTCAGCGATAAACCCGAAGGGCCTTTTACAGACAAAGGCAAAGTATTCCTGAGCAAAGAAATAGGTGTGGCTAATTCCATCGATGCATTTTTCATAGAGGACAAAGGCAAACCTTATCTCTTCTGGGGAAGCTTCCATGGCATCTATGGCGTACAATTATCAGACGATGGCACCGCGGTGAAAGGAGATACCTTCCGCATTGCCGGTAATGCCTATGAAGCCACCTATATCTACAAACGTAATGGTTACTACTATTTCATCGGTTCCGTAGGTTCCTGCTGCGAAGGTGTGAAAAGCCGTTATCATCTGAAAGTAGGCAGAGCCACTTCCCTCAAAGGCCCTTACCTCGATCAATCCGGCAAACCACTGCTGAACAACGGTGGCACCCTGCTGCTGGAAGCCAATAAAGGAGAAGCAGGATTTGCAGGGCCGGGGCACAATGGCGATATCATTACAGATAAAGCCGGAGATACCTGGATCTTATACCACGCATTCAGAAAAGAGAATGATAAAAAAGGCAGGGTCATGCTGCTGGATAAGATAACATGGGAAAAAGACTGGCCGGTGATACAATCAGCAATGCCGGGTGTAGATATGCAAAAGGCACCTGTATTGTAG
- a CDS encoding ArnT family glycosyltransferase, translating to MYKPKNERYILLGFILLKLILVFFLVNPVYELHRDEFLHLDQGAHLAPGYLSVPPVTSLFAWLIRLLGNGEIWVRLIPAFIGCGTLIFSWLIVEELKGNLYAKFLVCVAILCSAIQRLDLLFQPNTFDILSWTAVFYFFICYFNHEKPKYLYAAAICLALGFLNKYSILFLVMGLVPALILTPQRRIFANKHLYFAVLLALVIISPNIIWQVQNQFPVIHHMKELAERQLVNVSRINFLKSQWLFFVCDTLILVAIIAGYIFYKPFRKYAWIGLAFVFTLLLFLYFKAKSYYSIGLYPVQLALGCVYLGVILTKRWMRIALPVLIVLLYLPSIPLMFPVYSPQKMVMKKERFAPFGILRWEDGKNHDLPQDFADMQGWKELAGIVDAVYSSIPDKANVCIITDNYGQAGAINYYTKLKGLQAVSFNADYMNWFKLDEPIRYVILVKDTWDRDPERRREKVFFKTVKEAGMIRNNLAREYSTKVFLLEEPYIDVNRLLREEVISRKQSMAE from the coding sequence ATGTATAAGCCCAAAAATGAACGTTACATCCTTTTAGGTTTTATCCTCCTGAAACTGATCCTTGTTTTCTTTTTGGTAAATCCTGTCTATGAACTGCACCGGGATGAATTCCTGCACCTGGACCAGGGTGCCCACCTGGCACCGGGTTATTTATCCGTACCTCCTGTTACTTCGCTCTTTGCCTGGCTGATCAGGCTGCTGGGTAACGGCGAAATATGGGTAAGGCTGATCCCTGCTTTCATAGGCTGCGGTACATTGATCTTCTCCTGGCTGATCGTGGAAGAACTGAAGGGAAACCTCTATGCAAAATTCCTGGTATGTGTGGCTATCCTTTGCTCTGCTATTCAGCGGCTGGACCTGTTATTCCAGCCTAATACCTTTGACATCCTTTCATGGACAGCAGTGTTTTATTTTTTCATCTGTTATTTTAATCATGAAAAACCGAAATACCTCTATGCAGCAGCCATCTGCCTTGCTTTAGGTTTCCTGAATAAATACAGCATCCTCTTCCTTGTAATGGGTTTGGTGCCTGCATTGATCTTAACACCGCAAAGGAGGATATTTGCCAATAAACATCTGTACTTCGCTGTATTGCTGGCGCTGGTGATCATTTCGCCGAATATCATCTGGCAGGTCCAAAACCAGTTCCCGGTGATACATCACATGAAAGAACTGGCAGAAAGGCAACTGGTGAATGTTAGCCGGATAAACTTCCTGAAGAGCCAGTGGTTGTTCTTTGTTTGTGATACCCTGATCCTGGTGGCTATTATTGCCGGGTATATTTTTTACAAACCTTTCCGCAAATATGCCTGGATAGGATTAGCCTTTGTTTTTACCTTATTGCTTTTCCTTTACTTTAAGGCAAAGAGCTATTATTCCATCGGGTTATACCCTGTGCAGCTGGCATTGGGTTGTGTATACCTTGGTGTGATCCTTACCAAAAGATGGATGAGGATTGCGCTGCCGGTACTTATCGTATTGCTTTATCTGCCCTCTATCCCTTTAATGTTCCCGGTGTATTCCCCGCAGAAAATGGTAATGAAAAAAGAACGTTTTGCACCGTTTGGGATCTTAAGGTGGGAAGATGGAAAGAACCACGATCTGCCGCAGGATTTTGCGGATATGCAGGGCTGGAAAGAACTGGCCGGTATTGTGGACGCTGTGTATTCCTCCATTCCTGATAAAGCGAACGTGTGTATCATTACAGATAACTATGGTCAGGCAGGTGCTATCAATTATTACACAAAGCTAAAAGGCTTGCAGGCAGTTTCCTTTAATGCGGATTATATGAACTGGTTCAAACTGGATGAACCGATCCGGTATGTGATACTGGTAAAAGATACCTGGGACAGGGACCCGGAAAGAAGGCGTGAAAAGGTGTTCTTCAAAACAGTAAAAGAGGCAGGAATGATCCGGAATAACCTGGCCCGTGAGTACAGCACAAAAGTATTTTTACTGGAAGAACCTTACATAGATGTGAACAGGTTATTGCGGGAGGAAGTGATAAGCCGCAAACAAAGCATGGCAGAATAA
- a CDS encoding GDSL-type esterase/lipase family protein: MKRLLLFLFLCCTGATSFAQNCNTPLRIVVLGSSTAWGNGVPVRDSAWTFHYRKHLKATHNTADTVYILAIGGHTTHNIQATGTPDYTVGGITFAVDPNNNITKAISLAPHAIIVNIPSEDEARNFPLTVQVANLLKLKQLAAQNNIPLWVSTTQPRSNLGNAAALRLKQMKDSINLYFGDKAIDFWTTVAQSTGQIEPAYANGDGLHLNSAGQRILFTRVADKNIPQALCTPAPVTPFQLASFTVSRFEDKLRLNWRTNTETNTLRFIIERSTDSLNWSNIGNQNAAGTSAVPRDYEFTDNTVHTSARYYRLNMEDAANVHYYTPGVKGIPDTIYHTPFRLSSFTISLVAGKLKLDWGTLRESNTVSFGIERSTDAQNWINIGNVNASGSSASPLSYSFTDNNPAANQLYYYRLNMLASANRHFFSSNVSGTSPGVPQNCTAPIRVVLLGSSTAWGNGLASRDSAWAFRYQRWLKANHNPADTVINLANGSTNTQTIQPDGTPSYTVSGLTFSVDPNSNISRAVALNADVIIINMPTNDEARNFPMTKSRDNYLALKAFAEQHNIPLWVTTTQPRGNLGVAAGVRLRQFRDTTIKYFGSKAIDFFTGLDSSNNNIKAIYNSGDDVHFNSAGHKILFERVVAEGIPDTLCAGGGAPQGLARTIVYGEDAVEGPALSIFPNPASRIVTIPGVAGREYVLDVFNSQGVRVLSVQRASTNRLDVSEWKTGIYFIIIDNKHRYKLVKI; encoded by the coding sequence ATGAAAAGACTTTTACTTTTCCTATTCCTGTGCTGTACAGGAGCAACCAGTTTCGCGCAGAATTGCAACACACCACTCCGCATCGTTGTACTCGGATCCTCTACCGCCTGGGGAAACGGCGTGCCTGTGCGGGACAGCGCATGGACCTTCCATTACCGGAAACACCTGAAAGCCACACACAACACGGCAGACACGGTGTACATCTTGGCCATCGGCGGGCATACCACGCATAATATACAGGCAACAGGTACACCGGATTACACCGTGGGCGGCATTACCTTTGCGGTAGACCCTAACAATAATATCACCAAAGCCATTTCACTGGCCCCGCATGCTATTATCGTGAACATACCTTCAGAGGATGAAGCCCGTAATTTCCCCTTAACAGTTCAGGTTGCCAACCTGCTCAAACTGAAACAGCTGGCTGCACAGAACAATATCCCTTTATGGGTAAGCACCACACAGCCACGCAGCAACCTCGGCAATGCCGCAGCATTGCGGCTGAAGCAGATGAAAGACAGCATCAATCTGTACTTCGGAGATAAGGCGATCGACTTCTGGACCACCGTAGCTCAGTCAACAGGACAAATAGAACCTGCCTACGCCAATGGGGACGGGTTGCACCTGAACTCCGCAGGGCAGCGGATCCTTTTCACACGTGTGGCCGATAAGAACATTCCCCAGGCCTTGTGCACACCTGCGCCGGTTACGCCGTTCCAATTAGCCAGCTTTACGGTCAGCCGGTTTGAAGATAAACTCAGACTTAACTGGCGCACCAATACAGAAACCAATACGCTGCGTTTCATCATTGAAAGAAGTACAGACTCTCTCAACTGGAGCAATATCGGTAACCAGAATGCAGCAGGTACTTCTGCAGTTCCCAGGGATTACGAGTTCACGGATAATACCGTACACACATCTGCCCGTTATTACCGCCTGAATATGGAAGATGCGGCTAATGTGCATTATTATACCCCCGGCGTAAAAGGCATACCGGATACCATCTATCATACACCGTTCAGGTTATCCTCCTTCACGATCAGCCTTGTGGCTGGTAAACTGAAGCTGGATTGGGGTACACTGCGCGAAAGCAATACCGTTAGTTTTGGTATAGAGCGCAGTACAGATGCCCAGAACTGGATAAATATCGGCAATGTGAATGCATCAGGAAGTTCCGCCAGTCCACTGAGTTATTCCTTTACGGATAATAACCCTGCAGCCAACCAGTTGTACTATTATCGTTTGAACATGTTAGCCAGCGCCAACAGGCATTTCTTCAGCAGCAATGTATCCGGAACCTCACCCGGTGTTCCGCAGAACTGCACGGCTCCCATACGGGTAGTACTGCTGGGATCTTCTACCGCATGGGGTAATGGCCTTGCCAGCAGGGACAGTGCATGGGCTTTCAGGTACCAGCGTTGGCTCAAAGCCAATCACAATCCTGCTGATACAGTGATCAACCTGGCTAACGGCAGCACGAACACGCAAACCATTCAGCCGGATGGTACCCCTTCTTATACTGTCAGCGGCCTCACCTTCTCTGTAGATCCAAACAGTAATATCAGCAGGGCCGTTGCGCTGAACGCAGATGTGATCATTATCAATATGCCTACCAATGATGAAGCACGTAATTTCCCCATGACCAAATCGAGGGACAATTACCTGGCACTGAAAGCATTTGCCGAACAACATAATATCCCGCTGTGGGTAACTACCACACAGCCGAGAGGTAACCTGGGCGTAGCTGCCGGCGTAAGATTGCGCCAGTTCAGAGATACTACCATCAAGTATTTCGGCAGCAAGGCCATCGACTTCTTCACGGGGCTGGACAGCAGCAACAATAATATCAAAGCCATCTATAACAGCGGAGACGATGTACACTTCAATTCCGCTGGTCATAAGATCCTCTTTGAAAGAGTGGTGGCAGAAGGTATCCCCGATACTTTGTGTGCAGGTGGCGGCGCTCCGCAGGGTTTAGCGCGTACCATCGTGTATGGTGAGGATGCAGTGGAAGGACCCGCTTTATCCATCTTTCCTAACCCGGCCAGCAGGATTGTAACCATACCTGGTGTAGCCGGCAGGGAATATGTGCTGGATGTATTCAATTCGCAGGGCGTAAGGGTGCTTTCTGTGCAAAGGGCCTCTACCAACAGGTTGGATGTAAGCGAATGGAAAACAGGCATCTATTTTATCATCATCGATAATAAACACCGGTATAAACTGGTGAAGATCTAA
- a CDS encoding EamA family transporter, protein MTRYIFMVFAGACSFGILSTFVKLAYREGYSAAGISFSQAFTGFLVLFVLQLLFSREKGFKGALPVLLTGAAIGLTTFFYYVSVVYIPASLAIVLLMQCTWMGILLDWALFKKRPGGVQAFVTLLILAGTVLASGGITLDVSLKGVLFALLSACCYAGFIVANSRTGQQMETLKKSTVIMMGSALSIFIVNAHQLTVAAHFDWGILKWALFLSLFGTIIPPVLFAKGIPKIGAGISAIVMTAELPVAVICSHIVLQEPVGWVQWIGVMIMLLAIVLLHVWKEKG, encoded by the coding sequence ATGACCAGGTATATATTCATGGTTTTTGCCGGAGCCTGCAGCTTTGGCATCCTTTCTACATTTGTAAAATTAGCGTACCGGGAAGGCTATTCTGCCGCCGGTATTTCCTTTTCCCAGGCCTTTACAGGCTTTCTCGTGCTCTTTGTGCTGCAACTCCTTTTTAGCCGGGAAAAGGGCTTTAAAGGGGCATTGCCGGTGTTGTTAACAGGCGCAGCCATCGGGCTCACTACTTTCTTCTACTATGTTTCCGTGGTATACATACCAGCTTCCCTGGCTATTGTGCTGTTAATGCAATGTACCTGGATGGGGATATTGCTGGACTGGGCACTCTTTAAAAAGCGGCCTGGCGGGGTGCAGGCCTTTGTGACCCTGCTGATCCTGGCCGGGACGGTTTTGGCCAGCGGCGGTATTACACTGGATGTTTCACTGAAAGGTGTGCTGTTTGCGCTATTGTCCGCTTGCTGTTATGCCGGCTTCATTGTGGCCAACAGCAGAACAGGGCAGCAGATGGAAACACTGAAGAAAAGCACTGTTATCATGATGGGATCTGCTTTAAGTATTTTCATTGTGAATGCGCATCAACTGACGGTGGCAGCGCATTTCGACTGGGGCATCCTGAAATGGGCTTTGTTCCTTTCTTTATTTGGCACCATCATTCCGCCCGTTCTCTTTGCAAAAGGGATCCCTAAGATAGGAGCGGGGATCAGCGCTATTGTGATGACGGCAGAATTACCTGTGGCCGTGATCTGTTCCCATATTGTGTTGCAGGAGCCGGTGGGCTGGGTGCAATGGATAGGGGTGATGATCATGCTGCTGGCGATTGTGTTGTTGCATGTGTGGAAAGAAAAGGGATAA
- a CDS encoding MlaD family protein, giving the protein MKDKTTKRTVIVGIFILLGVIIFAVGILTLGGQRKSFVQSVKVKAIFHDIGGLAKGDNVWYSGVKVGTIKSITFVNHSQIEVLMNIEKASREFIHKDVKAKISSDGLVGNKIIALTGGTLSVPAIEDGDIITVEVAISTDEIMNTLQVNNKSLVEITGNLKVITGKIMKGEGSIGKLISDETIYNDLQGTMATLRKTAANTQMLTEGLAEYSAKLHTKGTLASDLVSDTVVFTKLRSTISQMETIAQGVDSVVLNLRDASSGVKENLSSSNSPAGVLLNDEKTAKALKQTISNLQSSTEKLDENMEALQSNFLLRGFFRRKAKREKKEAQQAAKAADTTGQK; this is encoded by the coding sequence ATGAAAGATAAGACTACTAAAAGAACGGTGATCGTAGGCATATTTATCCTCCTGGGAGTGATCATCTTTGCTGTGGGCATACTCACCCTGGGTGGACAGCGTAAATCCTTCGTTCAATCCGTAAAAGTGAAAGCGATCTTTCATGATATCGGCGGCCTGGCAAAAGGCGACAACGTATGGTATTCCGGCGTAAAGGTGGGTACCATCAAAAGCATCACCTTCGTCAACCACAGCCAGATAGAAGTATTGATGAACATAGAAAAGGCATCCCGCGAGTTCATTCATAAGGATGTAAAAGCCAAGATCAGTTCAGACGGACTGGTGGGTAATAAGATCATTGCTCTCACAGGCGGCACCCTTTCTGTGCCTGCTATTGAAGACGGAGATATCATTACCGTGGAAGTAGCCATCAGCACCGATGAGATCATGAACACCCTGCAGGTGAACAACAAAAGCCTCGTAGAGATCACCGGCAACCTGAAAGTGATCACTGGTAAGATCATGAAAGGAGAAGGTTCCATTGGTAAATTGATCAGCGACGAAACCATCTATAACGATCTGCAGGGCACCATGGCCACTCTTCGTAAAACTGCGGCTAATACACAGATGCTTACGGAAGGCCTGGCAGAATATAGCGCTAAACTGCATACAAAAGGCACATTGGCCAGCGACCTGGTTTCTGACACGGTTGTATTCACCAAACTGCGTTCTACCATTTCTCAAATGGAAACCATCGCGCAGGGTGTGGACAGCGTAGTGTTAAACCTCCGTGATGCCAGCAGTGGCGTAAAAGAAAACCTCAGCAGTTCAAACAGCCCCGCTGGCGTGCTGCTGAATGACGAAAAAACCGCAAAGGCATTAAAACAAACCATCTCCAACCTGCAAAGCAGCACAGAGAAACTGGATGAAAACATGGAGGCGCTGCAAAGCAACTTCCTGTTAAGAGGTTTCTTCCGCAGGAAAGCAAAACGTGAGAAAAAGGAAGCACAGCAGGCAGCAAAAGCAGCAGACACAACAGGACAGAAATAA
- a CDS encoding ABC transporter ATP-binding protein: MKPFTPEIDFDNTVISIRGLFKSFGDNHVLRGVDLDVHKGENVVVLGRSGTGKSVLIKIIAGLLKPDAGSVNVLGLEVEHLDTQSLRELRMKVGFCFQNGALYDSMTVGENLNFPLVRNQPRLKAAQRAKLVDTVLDAVGLSQTIDQMPSELSGGQRKRIGIARTLILRPDIMLYDEPTAGLDPITCTEINNLINEVQRRFKTSSIIITHDLTCAKVTGDNIAVMKEGQFIRQGSFDTVFATGDDLIKEFYDYNFIQ; this comes from the coding sequence ATGAAACCATTCACGCCTGAAATAGATTTTGATAACACCGTGATCTCCATCAGAGGTCTCTTTAAATCCTTTGGCGATAATCACGTATTGCGGGGCGTTGACCTGGATGTGCACAAAGGCGAGAACGTAGTGGTACTCGGCCGCTCCGGTACCGGTAAATCTGTACTGATCAAGATCATTGCCGGCCTGCTGAAACCTGATGCCGGCTCTGTAAATGTACTGGGGCTGGAAGTAGAACACCTGGATACCCAGTCCCTGCGGGAACTGCGCATGAAAGTTGGGTTCTGTTTCCAGAACGGCGCGTTGTATGATAGCATGACGGTAGGGGAAAACCTTAACTTTCCCCTCGTACGCAATCAGCCCCGCCTGAAGGCAGCACAGCGGGCCAAACTGGTGGATACGGTACTCGATGCCGTAGGGCTTTCCCAGACCATAGACCAGATGCCATCTGAACTCTCCGGCGGGCAAAGGAAACGGATCGGTATTGCCCGTACGCTCATCCTGCGCCCGGATATCATGTTGTACGATGAACCCACCGCAGGCCTGGACCCCATTACCTGTACAGAGATCAATAACCTGATCAACGAAGTACAGCGCCGCTTCAAAACCAGCTCAATTATCATTACACACGATCTTACCTGCGCCAAAGTGACCGGCGATAATATCGCCGTGATGAAAGAAGGACAATTCATCCGGCAGGGAAGTTTTGACACCGTCTTTGCCACCGGCGACGACCTGATCAAGGAATTCTATGACTATAATTTTATTCAGTAA
- a CDS encoding MlaE family ABC transporter permease: MEPKEQPDKPFITKSADAFFISVYDIFRFIARFFREAFRRPWEVKEFMHQCYMIGYKSLALISLTGFITGLVFTKQSRPSLAEFGATSWLPSLISIAVIRALAPLVTALICAGKVGSSIGAELASMKVTEQVDAMEVSAINPFKYLVVTRVLATTACIPLLMCYTAVVGLAGSYLDVHLNEQTSLIAFIQKAFVNISFLDLGASLFKSIVFGFTIGIVSAYQGYNASQGTQGVGKAANVSVVISMFLIFIEEIVIVQVVNSIR, encoded by the coding sequence ATGGAACCTAAGGAACAACCGGATAAACCCTTTATCACAAAAAGTGCAGATGCCTTTTTCATCAGTGTATACGACATCTTCCGGTTCATTGCCCGGTTCTTTCGGGAGGCTTTTCGCCGCCCCTGGGAAGTAAAAGAGTTTATGCATCAGTGTTATATGATAGGCTACAAGTCCCTGGCGCTGATCAGCCTCACCGGCTTTATCACAGGTCTTGTATTCACCAAGCAGTCCCGCCCCTCCCTGGCAGAGTTCGGCGCTACTTCCTGGCTGCCCTCCCTTATCTCCATTGCCGTGATACGGGCGCTGGCACCGCTTGTTACCGCCCTGATCTGTGCCGGCAAGGTAGGTTCCAGTATTGGTGCGGAACTGGCTTCCATGAAGGTAACGGAACAGGTAGATGCCATGGAGGTATCCGCCATCAACCCTTTTAAATACCTTGTAGTCACCCGGGTACTGGCTACTACCGCCTGCATCCCGCTGCTCATGTGTTACACCGCTGTGGTAGGCCTTGCAGGTTCTTACCTGGATGTACACCTGAATGAGCAGACCAGCCTTATCGCATTCATACAGAAAGCATTTGTAAATATATCCTTCCTTGACCTGGGGGCCTCTCTTTTTAAATCTATTGTATTTGGGTTCACTATTGGCATTGTTAGTGCTTATCAGGGATATAATGCCTCACAGGGAACACAGGGCGTAGGTAAAGCTGCCAATGTTTCAGTGGTAATATCCATGTTCCTGATCTTTATTGAAGAGATCGTTATTGTTCAAGTTGTTAATTCGATCCGTTAA
- a CDS encoding FEKKY domain-containing protein yields the protein MKRLFFLLLVFLPFYAQAQQDALLKVLVWGLPGSSENMMRGVAKKYGFEYYSVGGCVINPELQDSVKKHNDSVYAILAQRHGKDWEEHFREDLDNMRQYKDEVTALVLKEPLVAAKSARAVLYIEITPAADKDTYKVMVFSEDIYEFKLSYTYLVNHKKKKVVLL from the coding sequence ATGAAACGATTATTCTTCCTTTTGCTCGTTTTTCTTCCGTTTTATGCTCAGGCACAGCAGGACGCGCTGTTGAAAGTACTGGTCTGGGGGCTTCCGGGCTCATCCGAGAATATGATGAGAGGTGTTGCAAAAAAATACGGGTTTGAATATTATAGCGTGGGTGGATGTGTGATCAACCCGGAACTGCAGGACAGCGTGAAAAAGCATAATGACAGCGTTTATGCCATTTTAGCTCAAAGGCATGGCAAGGATTGGGAGGAACATTTTCGGGAAGATCTGGATAATATGCGGCAGTATAAAGATGAAGTCACAGCCCTGGTACTCAAAGAGCCACTGGTGGCAGCAAAAAGTGCGCGCGCGGTGTTATATATAGAAATAACGCCTGCAGCTGATAAGGATACTTATAAAGTGATGGTTTTTTCAGAGGATATATATGAATTCAAGCTATCCTATACTTACCTGGTTAACCATAAAAAGAAGAAAGTGGTGCTGCTCTAG
- a CDS encoding OmpA family protein, whose protein sequence is MKLLLPMIVYTVTIAVNAHAQGGFLKKMANRAEQAATNKAGNAVEKGVNDASDKVLNAGKPAAGAASAPTASTPAAAPAPAPASRVEAYSKFDFVAGDQLLLSDDFSQDVVGEFAMHWNTNNKGEVVSMKDGTKWLKLFQQGVYLTPNKQVLPADHTIEFDMILDMHNTGYMYPEVFFTLFNSGEDAPQSNSVFKNMHGYNDIGIQLALGESNNTRTVLRTHAKGAETFRTNVQQLKLLEENYGKPFHVAISVQKTRFRMWINEQKVYDMPRIVESTFNQLAVSVSGSNYKEDQLGFYLSNLKIAGGSPDVRSKLLTEGKFSTTGITFDVNSDVIRPSSFGVIKEIGTALQSDVSFKVKITGHTDSDGSKAVNDALSLKRATAVKAMLTDTYKIAAERISVDGKGAAVPVAENTTPEGKAKNRRVEFEKEK, encoded by the coding sequence ATGAAGTTGTTACTCCCCATGATCGTATACACGGTCACAATTGCAGTGAATGCCCATGCACAGGGCGGTTTCCTTAAAAAAATGGCGAACAGGGCTGAGCAGGCCGCTACCAATAAAGCCGGTAATGCGGTGGAAAAAGGGGTGAATGATGCCTCTGATAAAGTACTGAATGCTGGTAAGCCCGCCGCGGGCGCCGCTTCTGCGCCAACTGCTTCAACACCCGCTGCTGCTCCGGCCCCCGCTCCGGCCTCAAGGGTGGAAGCCTATTCCAAATTCGATTTTGTAGCAGGTGATCAGTTGCTGCTGTCTGACGATTTTTCACAGGATGTGGTGGGTGAATTTGCCATGCACTGGAATACAAATAATAAAGGGGAAGTGGTATCCATGAAAGATGGTACTAAATGGCTGAAGCTTTTCCAGCAGGGCGTTTATCTTACACCCAATAAGCAGGTACTGCCTGCAGATCATACCATTGAATTTGACATGATCCTGGATATGCACAACACAGGGTACATGTATCCCGAGGTCTTCTTTACGCTTTTTAACAGTGGGGAAGATGCTCCCCAGAGCAACAGCGTGTTTAAAAATATGCATGGCTATAATGATATAGGCATTCAACTCGCACTGGGTGAGAGTAACAATACCCGAACCGTGCTGAGAACACATGCAAAAGGAGCGGAGACCTTCAGAACAAATGTACAGCAGCTCAAATTACTGGAAGAGAATTATGGCAAACCATTCCATGTGGCCATCAGTGTGCAGAAAACACGCTTCCGCATGTGGATCAACGAACAGAAGGTGTACGACATGCCGCGTATTGTGGAAAGTACTTTCAACCAGCTGGCCGTTTCGGTGAGTGGTTCCAATTATAAAGAAGATCAGTTAGGCTTTTATCTTTCTAACCTGAAAATAGCGGGTGGCAGCCCGGATGTGCGATCCAAACTGCTGACGGAAGGGAAGTTCAGCACCACGGGCATTACATTCGATGTGAACTCCGATGTGATCCGCCCATCTTCCTTTGGCGTGATCAAAGAGATCGGTACAGCGCTGCAGTCGGATGTTTCTTTTAAAGTAAAGATCACAGGGCATACAGACAGTGATGGTTCAAAAGCAGTGAACGATGCTTTGTCGCTGAAACGCGCTACGGCAGTGAAGGCTATGCTCACGGATACCTATAAGATCGCTGCAGAACGTATCAGCGTAGACGGCAAAGGCGCAGCTGTACCGGTGGCAGAGAATACAACGCCGGAAGGCAAGGCAAAGAACAGGCGGGTGGAGTTTGAGAAGGAGAAATAA
- a CDS encoding RNA polymerase sigma-70 factor: MSSNASEEIALVAALQGDSVAAFDALYRMYFPAVYANILHLVKDSAAAQDIVQEVFIRLWEKRKLLQTGQPAGNWLFVVSYNRSLNHLRSTLRQRLKLASLVPDTMESEEGEWEVTSIQLDMLERAIDKLPPQRKKVFLLCKMQGKTYAEAATELQISHYTVKEHITKASRFIRDYVRVQPEWQTLLVAFPLLASLFHR; the protein is encoded by the coding sequence ATGTCTTCCAACGCATCAGAAGAAATAGCATTAGTAGCAGCATTGCAGGGGGATAGCGTCGCTGCATTTGATGCCCTTTACCGCATGTATTTTCCCGCCGTGTATGCCAACATCCTTCACCTGGTGAAGGATAGCGCTGCTGCGCAGGATATTGTGCAGGAGGTATTCATCCGCCTTTGGGAAAAAAGGAAATTACTGCAAACCGGTCAGCCTGCCGGCAACTGGCTGTTTGTGGTAAGTTATAACCGTTCCCTGAACCACCTTCGTTCCACCCTGCGTCAGCGCCTGAAATTAGCGTCGTTGGTGCCGGATACTATGGAATCGGAAGAAGGGGAGTGGGAGGTCACTTCCATTCAGCTGGACATGCTGGAAAGAGCGATAGACAAATTACCGCCTCAACGTAAAAAGGTTTTCCTGCTGTGTAAGATGCAGGGCAAAACATATGCAGAAGCCGCTACGGAACTGCAGATCTCCCATTATACCGTAAAAGAACATATTACAAAGGCCAGCCGCTTTATCCGTGATTATGTACGCGTGCAGCCTGAGTGGCAAACTTTACTTGTTGCATTCCCGCTTTTAGCAAGCCTGTTCCACCGCTAA